Genomic window (Chryseobacterium bernardetii):
TAATAATTTGCTCTGTTGGCAATTGCAGTTCTTGATCCATCAGCATTGATGTAATATCCCCAGTCAGAGTTGTATGTTCTGTCAGGAGTATTGTCATGATCTGGATTATAGTTTATGTAATCTTTAATGAAAGGAGAATAAGTTCTTTGATCGTGCCATTGAGGTGATCCTGTAATAGTGAACTGGAAGTTGTGTTTTTTGTTAGGCTCCCAACCTAATGCAAAGTAGTAAGCGTAGGCTTCATAATCTGTGTTTTGAATATATGTTCCTCCTGCCTGTCTGCTCATTAAGAATGAAGCAGACCAACCTTTTTCTGATTTACCAGTATTATAGGCAAAAGAGGTTTTTAAGAAATCATTGTTACCAACTCCTAATCTAACAATACCTCCCTTTTTCATATCTGCAGATCTTGTAAGGAAGTTCATTGTACCTCCTACAGAAGCAATAGCTAATTTAGAAGAACCAAGTCCTCTTTGTACCTGCATAGTACTTGTTACGTCTGCTAAACCTGTCCAGTTTGACATGTAAACTGTACCTCCTTCCATATCATTTACAGGCATACCGTTTACCATTACTGCGATGTTTCTTGATTCGAATCCTCTGATTACAATTTGAGAGTCTCCGAAACCACCACCACCTTTAGTTGCATATACAGAAGGTGTTGTATTTAAAATTTCAACAAGTTCTTGATTTCCTTGTCTTTCAAGAATTTGAGCTGCTTTAATGTTAGAAACAGCTACTGGCGTTTTTCTATCTTTAGCGATATCTGTAACACCTTTTAAGATTACCTCTTCAATGTCTTTGGACTGAGATTTAACTGTGTCCTGAGTTTGTTGAGCATAATAGATACTAGCTGTAGATAAAGTAATTACTGCAGTTAGCATCGTTTTGTTGATTAATTTCATAATCGTTAGTAATAATTAGATTTAATTTTCTGCAAAATTCGCAAAATATATTTTAACTATTATTAACTCAATGTTAATTTTTAATCAGTCTTAATAATGTTAAGTGTTTGATTGTCAGTTTTATCGGAAAAAAACGACTTTTTACATGAAAAAAGTCATGTTATTGAGTTTTTAATAAAAAGGGGGTGTTTTTGTTAAAAATTCAACGCTATTTCACGGCCTTGAGACTCAAATCTATATTCTCAGCCGAGTGTGTTAAAGCTCCTACAGAGATATAGGTTACTCCTGTAGATGCAATTTCTTTAAGCATATCCCGGGTAATTCCGCCTGATGCTTCAGACTCACATGAGCCGTTAATCATTTTTACAGCTTTCTTCATGGTCTTAACGTCCATATTATCAAGCATAATTCGGTCGACTTTTGCGTTAATGGCTTCCTGAACTTCTTCCAGATTCCTGGTTTCGACTTCAATTTTTAATTTTTTCTTCGTCTTTTTAACGTAGTCTTTCGCCATTTTTACAGCATTGGTAATACTTCCATTATAGTCAATATGATTATCTTTAAGCATAATCATATCATAAAGACCATATCTATGATTGGTTCCACCACCAATAGCCACTGCCCATTTTTCACACATTCTGAAATTAGGAGTTGTTTTTCTGGTATCTAAAAGTTTGGTTTTTGTTCCTACCAATCGTGAATCCCAATCATGAGTAAGGGTTGCAATACCGCTCATTCTCTGCATACAGTTAAGAACAAATCTCTCAGTAGAAAGTATTGATCTGGCACTTCCTGTTACAATAAGAGCGATATCTCCTACTTTGCAAGGGGTGCCATCTTTAATGAAAGTTTCCACCTTAAGATTTTTATCAAAAGTTTTAAAAATGATTTCGGCCAACTCAACGCCTGCAAGAATGCAATCCTGTTTTACCAATAATTTTGCACTTTGCTGGAGTTCTTCAGGAATGGTAGAAAGAGTAGAGTGGTCCCCATCCTGGATATCTTCTTCAAGGGCAGTTTTTATGAATGTTTTTAATGCTTTATCTGTAACGTATGCTGGTCTTTTCATTTGTTATATTTTTTAATAATATCTGGATAAACCTTTTCCGAATAATAAATCGTGTATGATAAATAGAATGACAATCTCATGATTTTTAGCTTCTATTTTTTCAAATTCAATATAATCTTGAATAGAAGTATTGTCTTGGTTTATTCCTCTGTATTTTAATACTTCTTTAGTAAATCTTCCTTCTCTTTTTATGTAGAAATCCCATTTAAAGTTATCCCAGTCGTATTCTTGTGTAAAATAATGGATTTTATTTTTATTAAAAGTTAAAATGGGATGCGCGGGATTATTGATATAATAATAAGTTAAAGATAAATTGTTGTCTTTTATAAATTCTTCAATATCAATATCAATAGGTTTAGAGGGAATCTTTTGCCTTGAAATTCCTAAGATATTGCATATTATTTTTAAGACTAAAGGATATTTAGATTTTGAAACAAAATATTTTCTTAACCCTATATTGATACCATATCCTGCTGCAATTGCCAAAGGAAATGCTGCAAGAAATAATGATATTTGTACAGAATCATTTAGATTTTTTCTGAATACTGAAAGGATAAAGATAAAACTGAATGCAAGGAAGGCAATAATGACCTTTCTTGAATAGAACAAAATGTTTATTTCTGTTGTTATATTTAAGTTTCTAAGCTTCATCAGAGGAAGTTTACACTAAATCTTTATTGTAAAATGCCCCTTTATTTTCTGTCATTTCCATAGATTGGGTAATGATGAGGTGGGCAACAGTGGTTAAGTTTCGCAGTTCTGATAATTGTGGAGAAAGGATGGAATAGTGATAGATTTCATCAACAGCTGCAGCAATTTCCTGGTGTTTCTGTAATGCCATATTCAGACGTCTGTTGCTTCTTACAATTCCTACCAGATCGCTCATCATTTCCTGAAGCTGCTTTCTTAAATAGCTTATGATAACCATTTCGTCCATGATTTTCATTCCTTCTTCATTCCATTCCGGGACGGCTTTCAGATCGTCAAAATTGAACAGATTTTCATTAAGAAGAGCAACTGTTTTCATGGCAGCATTGTGTCCGAAGACCAGTCCTTCTAACAAAGAATTTGAAGCAAGTCTGTTGGCTCCATGTAATCCGGAATTTGTACATTCTCCCACTGCAAAAAGGTTTCTGATGGAAGACTGCCCATCTCTGTCTACTTCAATACCTCCCATCAGGTAGTGGCAGGCAGGAACTACGGGAATTAACTGAGTGAATGGATCAATACCTTCGTCTTTACATTTTTTATAGATATTCGGGAAGTGTTCAAGAAATTTTTCCTGATTCATTTCCTTGCAGTCCAGGCCTACATATTCATCTCCTGAAATTTTCATTTCGTTATCAATAGCTCTGGCAACAATATCTCTGGAGGCCAATTCTTCACGCTCATCATATTTCTGCATGAATTTTTCACCTCTTTTGGTTCTTAATTTGGCGCCATCTCCCCGTACTGCTTCGGAAATCAGGAAAAGCATTCCGTCAATCTTATTATAAAGGGCAGTGGGATGGAACTGGTAGTACTGCATGTTGGAAACTTTTCCTTTTGCACGGGCTACAAAAGCAATTCCGTCTCCTGTTGCAATGGTAGGATTGGTGGTGTTTTTATAAACATGTCCGGCACCTCCCGTTGCAGCGAGTGTAATTTTCGAGGTGATTTTTTTGATGGTTTTGGATTTTTCATCCAGAATATAAGCACCATAGCAATGAATGTCCCCTTCATTAAGTTCTTTTCCCGGAACATGGTGCTGAGTGATGATATCAATTACGTAATGATGATCCAGAATTTCAATATTTGGGCTGTTGTTGGCTGTTTGCAACAGAGCTCTTTCAATTTCGAAACCTGTAATGTCTTTATGATGTACGATTCTGTTTTCGGTGTGGCCGCCTTCTCTTCCTAAGGCAAATTTGCCATTTTTCATATCGAACTGGGCACCCCATTCTACAATTTCATTAAATCTTGCAGGGGCCTCTTTTACTACCATCTCTACAACATCGCGTTTATTTTCACCATCTCCGGCGCGCATGGTGTCTTCTATATGTTTTTCAAAATTGTCTTTCTGAAAATCAGTAACTACAGCAAGGCCACCCTGTGCATACTTGGTATTGCTTTCGTCTTCATCAGACTTTGTTACAATGATGATTTTGGCATCAGGGAGTTGTTCAGAAACTTTAATGGCATAAGAAAGTCCGGAAATACCGGAACCGATTACTAATACATCCGCTTTTATCATGTGCTTGCTTTAGGTACAATCATTTAAATATTAAATAAATTTAAACAATTTTTCGTTTGGTTTTCTTACTTTTTTCATGTGCTGGAAGTGATCTTCCTCAGAACGGTAGCCTAAAGCGAGGGTTACGGTTACTTTTTCTGTTTCAGGATTGATGTTCAGGATCTCTTCTATGAGGTCTTGCCTGAAACCTTCCATGGGGCAGGAGTCTATATTTTCAATAGCAGCGGCATACATCAGATTGGCTAATACAATGTATGACTGTTTTTCTGCCCAGTTGAAAATTTCATCCCGTGTTTTTTGATTTACATGCTGGTGGATGCTGTTTCTGAATGGGGTAAGTTGCTCAATTGGAGTTTCTCTTACCTCGGAAATATGTTTAAAATATCCCTGGATATAATTTTCTTCAATATTTTTCTTTGAAACAATTACAACAAGATGAGAGCATGTGGAGATCTGGGATGGATTATAAAAAGCAGGAATCAATTTCTCCTTCATTTTTTCACTTTCAACAACAAGAATTTTATAAGGTTGAAGTCCCAGAGAGCTTGCAGACAGTTTTCCTGACTCAAGAATGTTGTGAAGGGTTTCCTGAGGAATAATTTGATTATTAAATTTCTTTACAGAATATCTTCTGCTTAAAGCTTCCAAATAATTCATAGTACAAATTTAAGAATTGAATATGAATAACGGGCTTTAAAATGAATATATCCTTTTAAATTAATACAAAAAATCACCCCGCATAATGGGGTGACTCTTCTGATATAATATGATAAACGTGATTAATTCCTGTTTTTAACAATAATCCAGCCTGCAAAGTTGATAGGTGTTATTCTGTTCATATTATTTTTTTCATTCCATGAAACGGAATACCAGTAACTCCCTGTAGGAACTCTTCTGCCGTTAGCTGTGCCATTCCATCTGTATCCGTTGGTTTTATCTGCCCTGAAAACCTGTATGCCATATCTGTCAAAAATATTAACGTCAAAATTAGATTTGACCGCTAATGCTGAGTAGTCTATAAAATCATTGATGCCATCATCATTGGGGGTGATAATATTAATCAGATTAGGTATTGTAATGTTAATGATAGTTGGTTCGCAATTATAATTGTCTTTTACGTATACTTTAGCAATTCCTCTTGGGATATTGGTGAATACGTTAGAATCCTGCCAGACGATATTATCCATGGAATACCGGTAAGGAGGCATTCCTCCATTTACGTTTACAGTAACAGATCCTCCTGAAATATCTACGCTGGAGATAACAGGGCTTTCTGCTGGAAATACCGTTACATTTTGAGTGGTAATGCATTCTCCGGTTTTTAGTTTTACCCAATAAACGCCAACGCCAACATCTTTAATAGATTGTGTTGTGGCTCCGGTACTCCATTCATAGCTTTTGAATCCTGGGCCTGCATCCAATGTTGTTTTGCTTTCCATGCAGATAATTTTGTCTTTTAAAACTCTGGACGGAACGGGAGCTTTAACTGTTAAAGTAACTTTAGCGATTGAAAAGCATCCGATTGTGTTGAAAACTTTAACATAGGCTACTCCATTAGGAGCAATATAAGAAGCTGGAGTAGTAATTTCGTTG
Coding sequences:
- the nadC gene encoding carboxylating nicotinate-nucleotide diphosphorylase, encoding MKRPAYVTDKALKTFIKTALEEDIQDGDHSTLSTIPEELQQSAKLLVKQDCILAGVELAEIIFKTFDKNLKVETFIKDGTPCKVGDIALIVTGSARSILSTERFVLNCMQRMSGIATLTHDWDSRLVGTKTKLLDTRKTTPNFRMCEKWAVAIGGGTNHRYGLYDMIMLKDNHIDYNGSITNAVKMAKDYVKKTKKKLKIEVETRNLEEVQEAINAKVDRIMLDNMDVKTMKKAVKMINGSCESEASGGITRDMLKEIASTGVTYISVGALTHSAENIDLSLKAVK
- the nadB gene encoding L-aspartate oxidase, which codes for MIKADVLVIGSGISGLSYAIKVSEQLPDAKIIIVTKSDEDESNTKYAQGGLAVVTDFQKDNFEKHIEDTMRAGDGENKRDVVEMVVKEAPARFNEIVEWGAQFDMKNGKFALGREGGHTENRIVHHKDITGFEIERALLQTANNSPNIEILDHHYVIDIITQHHVPGKELNEGDIHCYGAYILDEKSKTIKKITSKITLAATGGAGHVYKNTTNPTIATGDGIAFVARAKGKVSNMQYYQFHPTALYNKIDGMLFLISEAVRGDGAKLRTKRGEKFMQKYDEREELASRDIVARAIDNEMKISGDEYVGLDCKEMNQEKFLEHFPNIYKKCKDEGIDPFTQLIPVVPACHYLMGGIEVDRDGQSSIRNLFAVGECTNSGLHGANRLASNSLLEGLVFGHNAAMKTVALLNENLFNFDDLKAVPEWNEEGMKIMDEMVIISYLRKQLQEMMSDLVGIVRSNRRLNMALQKHQEIAAAVDEIYHYSILSPQLSELRNLTTVAHLIITQSMEMTENKGAFYNKDLV
- a CDS encoding NAD(P)H-dependent oxidoreductase: MNYLEALSRRYSVKKFNNQIIPQETLHNILESGKLSASSLGLQPYKILVVESEKMKEKLIPAFYNPSQISTCSHLVVIVSKKNIEENYIQGYFKHISEVRETPIEQLTPFRNSIHQHVNQKTRDEIFNWAEKQSYIVLANLMYAAAIENIDSCPMEGFRQDLIEEILNINPETEKVTVTLALGYRSEEDHFQHMKKVRKPNEKLFKFI